In Candidatus Binatia bacterium, the DNA window CGCCGCCCTCGCCGCAACCGACGAGGAAAAGTGCGAGAAGAAGAAGCTTCTGGCGCTGGGCAAACGCGAACTGTGCCTCCAGAAGGAGCGAGCGAAGGAGGTCCTGGGCAAGACGCCGAACGTGGCCGGGTGCGCGGAGAAGTTCGACAAGGGGATCGCGGCGGCGGAGAAGAAGGCGACCTGCCGCTGGCTGGAGAACGGCGACGGGACGGCCACGGACCTGAACTCGGGGCTTCAGTGGGAGCTCAAGACGGACGACGGCTCGATCCACGACAAGGACGACACGTACGTCTGGGGCGGTCTCCTCGGTGGTGGTCTGTTTAAGCCGGACGGCACAGCGTTCGTGGACTTCCTGGGGACCCTCAACGGGGGCAAGATGATGCCAAGCGCCGTGACGACGACGGGATGCTTCGCGGAAAAGTGTGACTGGCGGCTTCCGAAGATCGAGGAGTTGCTGGGGCTTCTGAGCCACCGCGCCCCCTGGATCGACGCACCTTGCGAAACTTCGCCGTGCACGACGATTCCGGGCGAGACCGTTTTGTCGTTCTACTGGTCGTCCTCTACCATTGGGGACGACTCTTCCAGCGTGTGGGTCGCGAACTTCGACCATGGCGGCTTAACCGACCGCGGTAAGTGGGGCGACCTTCATGTTCGTGCCGTCCGCGGCGG includes these proteins:
- a CDS encoding DUF1566 domain-containing protein; the encoded protein is AALAATDEEKCEKKKLLALGKRELCLQKERAKEVLGKTPNVAGCAEKFDKGIAAAEKKATCRWLENGDGTATDLNSGLQWELKTDDGSIHDKDDTYVWGGLLGGGLFKPDGTAFVDFLGTLNGGKMMPSAVTTTGCFAEKCDWRLPKIEELLGLLSHRAPWIDAPCETSPCTTIPGETVLSFYWSSSTIGDDSSSVWVANFDHGGLTDRGKWGDLHVRAVRGGS